The Mycobacterium riyadhense sequence GCCGTTGCGCGGGATCGTTGCTGCCTTTCAGCGTCCCGGGTGCCTGTAACCTGGGGTTCGCTGGATAGCGCGGCACAGCATCAGGAAAGGCCATGACGGAGACCGGTGGGGACATGGTGGCGTTGCGGGTCTCGGACGCCGACCGTAACGGCACGATGCGGCGCCTGCACAACGCCGTCGCGCTCGGGCTGATCGATATCAACGAGTTCGAGCAGCGCTCGTCACGAGTGTCCTTCGCGCGGACCCGAAACGAACTGGACGGGCTGGTCGGTGACCTGCCCGGGCCGGGCGCGATCGTCACGTCCGCAGCCGACCGGGTGGAACTGCGCGGCTGGGCCGGCTCGCTGAAGCGCCACGGCGCCTGGATGGTGCCCACCCGGCTGGCGCTGGTCCGCCGGCTGGGGTCGATCGACCTCGACCTCACCAAGGCCCGTTTCGCGGGGCCGGTGGTGGTGATCGAGCTCGACATGAAGTTCGGGTCGCTGGATCTTCGGCTGCCTGACGGCGCGAGCGCCTCGATCGACGACGTCGAGGTCTACGTGGGCAGCGCAAGCGACCGTCGCAAAGACGCACCGGCGGAAGGAACGCCGCATGTCGTACTGACTGGTCAGGTGGTGTGCGGCTCCGTGGTCATCCGGGGACCGCGCCGCGCATTGCTGCGCCGCGCGCGCAACGCGTGATTAAGCTAGCTGCCATGCCTGCTCGAACCGCGCTTTCCCCCGGCGTGCTCTCTCCGACGTTGCCGGTGCCTTCATGGATCGCGCGGCCCGAGTACGTCGGCAAGTCGACGGCCAAGGAGGGCACCGAGCCGTGGGTGCAGGAACCTGAGGTCATCGAGAAGATGCGCGTCGCCGGGCGCATCGCGGCGGGTGCGTTGGCCGAGGCCGGCAAGGCGGTCGCACCGGGTGTCACCACTGACGAACTCGACCGGATCGCCCATGAGTACATGATCGACAACGGCGCCTATCCATCAACGCTGGGCTACAAGGGGTTCCCGAAGTCGTGTTGCACCTCGCTCAACGAAGTCATCTGCCACGGAATCCCGGACTCGACGCTGATTGAAGACGGCGACATCGTCAACATTGACGTCACCGCCTACATCGATGGGGTGCACGGCGACACCAATGCGACCTTTCTGGCCGGTGATGTGTCCGAGGAACACCGTCTGCTCGTGGAACGAACCCGGGAAGCGACGATGCGTGCTATCAACGCGGTGAAACCCGGGCGGGCGTTGTCGGTCATCGGTCGAGTTATCGAGTCATATGCAAATCGGTTTGGGTACAACGTGGTTCGTGATTTCACCGGCCACGGCATCGGCACCACGTTCCACAATGGCCTGGTGGTCCTGCACTACGACCAGCCCGCCGTCGGGACTATCGTGCAGCCGGGCATGACGTTCACCATCGAGCCGATGATCAACCTGGGCGCGCTGGACTACGAAATCTGGGACGACGGCTGGACGGTGGTCACCAAGGACCGCATGTGGACGGCGCAGTTCGAGCACACCCTGCTGGTCACCGACACCGGCGTCGAGATCCTCACATGTCTCTAGCGCGAGCAGACGCAAAAGCCCCCTTTTCGTCCCGAAAACGGGGCTTTTGCGTCTGCTCGCCGTAGACCGGTGAGCGGGGCGCTGCTGGTCGCGGGCACCAGTTCTGACGCCGGGAAGTCCATGATGGTCGCGGGCCTGTGCCGACTGCTCGCGCGCGACGGAGTCCGGGTCGCGCCGTTCAAGGCGCAAAACATGTCCAACAATTCCGCGGTCACCATCGAGGGCGGCGAAATCGGCCGGGCACAGGCAATCCAGGCCCGCGCGGCGGGACTGGACCCCAGCGTGCGGTTCAACCCGATCCTGCTCAAGCCGGGCAGCGATCGAACGTCTCAGCTGGTGATCCGGGGGCAGGTCGCCGAATCCGTCACCGCGACCG is a genomic window containing:
- the map gene encoding type I methionyl aminopeptidase; protein product: MPARTALSPGVLSPTLPVPSWIARPEYVGKSTAKEGTEPWVQEPEVIEKMRVAGRIAAGALAEAGKAVAPGVTTDELDRIAHEYMIDNGAYPSTLGYKGFPKSCCTSLNEVICHGIPDSTLIEDGDIVNIDVTAYIDGVHGDTNATFLAGDVSEEHRLLVERTREATMRAINAVKPGRALSVIGRVIESYANRFGYNVVRDFTGHGIGTTFHNGLVVLHYDQPAVGTIVQPGMTFTIEPMINLGALDYEIWDDGWTVVTKDRMWTAQFEHTLLVTDTGVEILTCL
- a CDS encoding DUF1707 SHOCT-like domain-containing protein, which gives rise to MTETGGDMVALRVSDADRNGTMRRLHNAVALGLIDINEFEQRSSRVSFARTRNELDGLVGDLPGPGAIVTSAADRVELRGWAGSLKRHGAWMVPTRLALVRRLGSIDLDLTKARFAGPVVVIELDMKFGSLDLRLPDGASASIDDVEVYVGSASDRRKDAPAEGTPHVVLTGQVVCGSVVIRGPRRALLRRARNA